The genomic segment ctccgacgttccagagaaaacaacccaagtgtGTCCGATCTCTCCACctggctgaaaccctctaatctgggcaacattctggtaaattacAAAGTTCTTTTCTTCTTCTTTATGGAATCTTTATGTAACTATTGTCCTATTCTTACATGCAACCAATACTACGTAACTGACTGGAGGCCATCATTTATGAACACAATTCAGGCAAGTATAAAATCTTTGAACAGATCATTAAAGCAGAATGATTCagtgaatttatttttatttgtagttttagagatacagtatgggaacaggcccttcagcccacaccgaccattgagcacccgtacactcgttctatcctacacgctagggataatttacagaagctaattaacctacaaacttgcacatctttgtggcgtgggaggaaaccggagcaccatacaaactccgtacagagagcacccgtagtcaggattgaacccgggtctctgactctgtaaggcagcaactctatagctgcgccactgtgccattttTTATCAGTGCTGGTaatctacaaaaaaaaaacatgcctttTAAAACTGTGATTAGTATCCAATACTCATGGAATTACCGGAGCCAAGTAGACTGTATACATGCTAGACCGGCTTtgaagtcttaagggcctgtcccacttgggcgacctaatccgctcgttctgccgagtttgccctcgactcatgctcgcagcacggtcaacacaaggtcgtaggaggtcttcgtgactctccttcatgctcaagagtggtctccgcgtactcgcggcctcagctaggttgcggcgtttttttcaatatgttaaaaaatgcccgcgagtaaaaaaaggtcgccatggaaaaaatcgctactttttttactcgtaggtttagtcgtggtaggtcggcatgttagtcataggtcaTCGAAGttggtcgaaggtagtcatagatagtctttgTCATAATCAAAGCGAGGTCGaagggagattgaaggaggtcgtcttcactcgccactattcggtgtccaattttcccaaagttaggcttagctagtcgaagctgcgcttcaacatagtcgaaggaggtcttcaacatgtcattttttcaatctcttctaaactcgccaattaggtcgcccaggtGGGCCAGCCCCTTTAGGATCAGCAAGTATGGAATATAATATTTTCACTCAACCcactgatggtatattttactcACTGCACTAGGTATTGTCCCAAGAGTGATGGAGATGCTGTAGAAGATCTATGTTCTGGTATGTATATTTAACTCATACAGGAATTAATTACAAAGAACATTATGAATTATAGACCTACATGTTGGTACAAGCAGGGTAttattttccatcctgggaagcaAAAATAAGCAGGACATCTATAAAATGGCATGACACGTTTCttttttaaaaacagaaataATCAACAAAATTTAAACTGTATTACGTGCTCTTGCTTTCTGCAATTTCATGCTCTTGCAGCTCTTACCATTTTTGGTTCCATCTCAAATCTATTATTAGTCAAAACTATATTTTAAAATGAAGGATTGGTTCATTTATATTTCTGATGTAACTTGCAGATACAAAAGTAGCATTAATAATAAATTTGGTGGAACAGGTCATTGTACTGTACTAGTAGCTAAAATTATCCCAGAACATTTTTCATAAATCAGAGTTTGTAGGTCAAGGCATTAAACTTTTCATGCAAGATTTGTCACTGCCATCAAGAAACATTAACCCCCCCTTCCCCTGGCATAGTATAATTATGCAATTTATGAATCAATAACTCTTGGAAATGTTAGTCACTGTGATGAcgatttcatgggctaaaattgTGACTCATGACAAATTCATAACTTTGGCATTGATAAGATGACAAAAAAGTttacagttcaatatacacatgacAAATAATGTATTGCCAGTATACATAATAAAAACACCACAGTCAATACATTCTTCACACCATAATGTTTTGTTGTACATTCCacgtttaatttaattttataccAGTAAGCTTCGATTTCAAAAGAGTAGTAGAAAGTCTGACTTGAACCTCCTTCATCAGAGATGTGGCAATAAATGATGCAAAGCAACAATGGTACATAAAGTTAGACTTTTTTGATGCAATTTGTGTCTAAATATGGGTGTTCTTTTGAAAATGCAGGCATGTGCATAGTTTGGGATTATAAAAGGAACATTCCCTCTTCAGTATTATCTGTAAAAATATTACCTATGTCTTATTCTCCATTTATTTATCTTTGGAGATGCAACAACTGTTACACCTAAACATAATTATTAGCTATTATGCTAACTATTCAAAAACATGTTTATAGACTGTGAAGTTCAGGACTTTAGGTCAACGCCTCCAAAATCAGGATATCAACAAGTTGACAAAAgacttaaacaaaaaaaagacacaaagtgctggagtgaagaGGGAGCCACTGTAGGTGACGGATGCAAGGAGTGGGCCAGTAGGAGAAGGTCTGGGTTGGGTCGGCTGCAGGACGCGCCCTCCGGGACACCGAGGAAGTTGGcagaggagagggatgtcgggTCGGGCTTACCTAGACTTACCTGGATTGGACTAGACCAACACATGGACTGGACTTTGCACATTAGACTGTTTGTGTTTCctgtattttttttccccctttttaaaaaaaaagtgccaaAATTGTGGcgtaagaatgtcactgtgctgtgcatacgtgacaataaagaccattgactcagcgggtcaagcagcatccctggagaacatggattggtgatgtttcgggtcgggacccttcttcagactgatttaaacaACTTGCCAAAACATTGCAGGCTTTCCTAGTAATTTAGATTGCACCATAAGAATGTTGTGCAATAAATAATTTTAGAATTCATGCTGGATTTCATAATTATGAATGCTTTTTTTGAAATTGCTCTCAGCCATAAGTAGATCAGCCAACAAAGCATTAGAGTTGAACCTTTTCTAACCCCATCCACCCTAAACCTGTCACTGCAGTAATCCATGGGATGCAGTACATCTAACCCATCCTTAGAGTGTACAATAATATCCAACACTATCTAAGCAACAATTGAGTGTTGTGTCATATAAAGTGTTGACTGGGCCTGTAGACACTCGGAACCTGCTATGTTTCCGCTCCCAGCATTTTATGCACAAAATCCACTGGCAGCATGTCCTTGGTAATTTTCATCATTACCAACAATTGGAATGAGGATTTAAACACTGCCAGGCAGGTGGAGATTTCCCTGTGATCGGGCAATCTGCTCCATCAGATCATCACCCAGAAACAAAGGCGACCATTACTCTAGTCCTCTCCATCCACTTTCTCATCATTTTCAGCCAACAACGTCCGCACACTTAACCTTCCAATCAAATGAACAAATCAACATATTGAGAACGATCAAAACTGATTGTTTGAATGAAAATGTCCATTTTGGGGCTTTTCTCGCATCAGTCTATTTTTGTAAAGCTTTTGGTAAGACTTTCTTAAATAGGAAAAACCTGTTGAAGATTAAATCGCTTAACGACGTGGGTAAAATACAGAGGAAGACGTACATAATGATGATCTCCTTTCCAGCGTAATATCTTGGTTTTGGATTTGATGAAAGGATAGCGTCTGTGATGCTCTCGATCACGGGGCTAAAGTCCTCTTTGGCGGTGGTGTTGTACTCTAGGAACAAGTCCTTTGTTTCCAGCATGTACTCTTCCCCATAGTCCTGCAGCAGTTCTGTAGAAATGTTTTTTATCAGGTGGTGGACTTGGTTTTCCCAGTACTCAGCGTTATATGACGGAGCTGAAAGAAGGATTGACACAATGAAAGCTGAACAGCATAATCAACAACCGAAGCAATGTACACTTTAATACTACATCAGATAGCACATGGCACAAATAACGGAATATGGTTCCTCATCTGTATCACCATTAATTACGATTTTCACTcggagcagaaacaggccgtgGTTCACATCAACCATCACTCAACCACTTGCACTAATCCTATTATTAATGTCCCCACAATTTCCCCTCAGCTCCCCCAAGATGCGACCACTCATCTACGCAGCGGGGGCAATTAACCTAGCAGCCCtcatctgtgggaagaaaccggagcacatgtaTAGAGTGttgagagtcatacagcgtggaaacgggcctttcggtcCAATTTGCCAATTGCCGACTAACGCCCTATCTACACATCCCAcctgccaatatccctctaaacctatcctatccatgtacctctccaaatgtttttaaatgttctaatagtacccgcctcaaccatctcctctagcagcttattccatatccgtaccaccctttgtgtcataCATATATCAATGTTATATATTCTAATAATGCCCAATAAATAACTATAAACAGTTATAATGTTACAACTATTATTACAGTTAACTATTATAACAATGGATAATAGATATCCCTATAATAATTATTGTTATAATTGGGATAACATTTCTATTATTCCCGAATAATCAGGCAGATTATTCAGACTCCAGACAGacggcatccgaggtcaggattggatttgtgaggcagcagtccCACTaaggggtggaagattacaaccttcacgtggtccgccctatttggccgaatgcaatcaacctggcattcacaatcaagtaagatcaaatagaacaagttgtcctacaactttaggctgtgcacgccatacgcaagtagAAGTAATCCCACTAACTGCTCTTTTGCCAAAGTAATGAGAGTACTGAGAGACTGACGTAGCTTGATGCCAGAATTCCCTCAGGATTTCAGTCGCGGCATTGGCTTGGTCTGGAGTGCCGGAGAAACCTGGCTCATGGTTGTTTTGCAGCTTTTCCAATAAATATTGTAGACAGGAAATACAAGTGAAAATAGAGATCCATCATAATAGATGTTGGAGGCCATGGGTGTGGCACTGACACAAACCTTTGTATCATCCATCTGTTTGTTTATACCACTATAACTGGTTTCACAGTCCACCCTTTCTGCTGCTAGTGCATTACATTTCCAGTACATCGTACTTTCAAGATCACTGCATCGTCTCACCAAACCTTCACCGCGATCATCTGCCTCCCCTGAACGCCAAGTACCAGGACACAAGCAGAAGTGAAGACACAAGGCAGTagatgctggtagacacaaaCCTTCTGCATTTTGTAGTCAGCAGGGCAgtgctctgcatatcgccaacttggacaattttacattttttttatcaagccaacaaacctgtacatttttggagtgtgggtggaaactgaagatcttggagaagagccacgcagatcacggggtgaacctacaaactccatacagacagcacccgtagtcgggatcgaacccgggtctctgacgctgcattttgttgtaaggcagcaactctaccgctgtgccaaatgctggagtaactcagcaggtgaggcagcaactctggagacaaggaatgggcgacgtttcaggttgagacccttcttcagactgatgtcaggggagggggcgggacaaagatagaaagtaggcagagacagtaagactagtgggagaactgggaaggggaaggagatggagagaggaagcAAGGCCTATCtgacgttagagaagtcaatgttcttaccgctggggtgtaaactacccaagcaaaatatgaggtgctgttcctccaatttgcgctgggcttcactctgacaatggaggaggcctaggacagaaaggtcagattgggaatgggagggcaaGTGCTGAACCACCAGGGGATTAGGTAGGTTAAGACagtagattctggaatcttgagcagaaaacaaagtgctggaggaactcagcaggccttaAAGAAATGCTTCAACCTCAAACatcgtctgtctatttccctccacagtcaAATAGAAATGTTGTATGGACATTTTCACTGGAAAATTCCAAAGGCCACAAACGACATTCAGAGGTGGAAAAAGGCTCAGTGACTTTCTTCCAATAACCTAATCAGTTGTCTtaggtcataagtcataaggaataggagtagaattaggccattcggcccatcaaatctacgccactcaatcatggctgctctatctcttcctcctaaccccattctcctgccttctccccataatctctgacacctgtactaatcaagaatcttaaaaatattttggaatcttggccttcacagccttctgtggcaaagaattccacagattcaccaccctctgactaaataaatttctcctcagcttcctaaaagaatgtcctttaattctgaggctatgacctctagtcctagagtctcactctcatcctctccacatccaatgttTTTATACTGTAAAATGAATCATTACCGATGCTCTGACAGTAGAAAGTTTAAAATATAACAATAACATTTGGGTGGGTTACAAGGGGCATTATCTGCTCCTTTTTAGGCTACAACAGAGCTACTCGATGCCCCAACACCAAGGCTTCTTTAGAATACCTCAGAGTAATATGAATGGATGTGAAGTGGGGTAAGCAAAAGGGTTAAGTATTATTTAGACACTGATTGCTTGGGAAATGTTGATGTACAAagggacctgggtgtccttgtacctaATCGCTAAAAGCAAAAATGAAGGTGAAGCAAGAAAGCACAGGaaggttggccttcattacaaaagGCTCCATGTTACAACAGTATGGATGTCTTAAAGCTGGAAACCATTCaacgggtcagactgcatttgtgagaaaaggaacagagctaacatttcaggtcaaaggccTTTCATTGGGACTGCAATTATACTGGGATTAGTGCAATTATACCTGGGGTATTGTGCACAGCGATGGTCTCCCTACTCAAGCAAGGATACACATGCAAGAGAAGGACTGTGGATTTCTTCTTGGGAAGGTGGGACTGTCGTACAATGGAAGAGTGAGTCGGCTTCGCCTGTCCTCAGAGGTTTTAAAAATGagagaagatcaaatagaaaagTATAAAATTCCAACAGGGCTCATTAAGCTCCATACATAATGCTATATATATATCCTCCTGTCAAAGCCGTATAGACGATGCTACCACAATGAATTCGCAGAATTTTGAGATAAAACATCGCAGGGAACTAACAGAACTCTCCCAGTGATCAGTTTCACAAAGGAAATGGCACAGCCTCTGACCATAACTCTCATTCTCTTGAATAGTACATTAACTACGAGGCTGGAGAAAGGGCAAAAAATGCTTTTGTCAAGCAATGAGAGAATAAGCCATTAATTGGGGGAAAGATTTAcccggaacctgaggggcaactctgTATTTTTACCATAAGGTTAGTAAGTGTTGGGATTGGACATTCCTGCCTCAACCTTTACATACCGAGGAATACTCTGAAGTGAACAACAAAGTGGTCTCTTTGCCCACAACCAAGACTGggataacaaaacacacacttatttGCAACTTTATTTAAAGTTGCTAATAATGTGTGACATGAACATTGCACAAATTAGTAAGAAGTCTCCATGTGGCTTTGAATCTGAACCAGAATAGCAGACTTCGACTCGGCTACTGGCTCTGAAATAAAAGTACTGGAGGAGAAATTATTTCTAACCGTTTGCCTTGATGAAGAATTCTGTAGTATTTTGCATTATTATTACAAGATGTGCCTGTGATTGATGAAAACGCATAACTTTTGGCTCTTTTCATGATTTATTTTTACATAGCTATCTTTGGCGGTGATATGTACAAAATCGTTACTACTTGTCACTGCTTCTTAGAGCAACTGTACAATAAAATGCGTAGTAATCAAGCTTATttactatctgaagaagggacccgacccgaaatgtcacctatccatgtcctccacagatgttgcctgaccgattgagttactcctgcacctggagtatttttcttttgtaaaccagcatctgcagttccttgtttatcggAGTAATTATTTACTTGCTTTATTGATACTgtgtgaatttatgaaataaaGTGCAAATGGGTACTTTGgcatctaattctgctcctatgacttattaacatttaaaagatatttggacagggacatggataggaaaggtttagagggatacagcaGGTGGGACCAACGGAGGtggtatcttggtcggcgtggacatgttgggccgaaaggcaGTTTCCCTGCAGTTTGATTCCATGTGATCGCAAAACCAGCAGgtttatatataaccatataacaattacagcacagaaacaggctatttcggcccttctagtccgtgccgaacacttactctcacctagtcccatttacctgcactcgAACCATAACCCATGGGTTTGTTTGAGATGCAGCCTGTCTTTCACCAATGCAAAAGATTGATAATTGATTACTGCAAATCATTGACAACCATGGGCCAAAGCTGCCTATTGTCAGTACACAAGGGCAGAGAGATTTTCCACTCACTGAAAATCAAATGTTGACATTTTCTGACAGGTTCTTCACTCTATTGGTACATCTGGATCTTTGAACCCACCATGTCCATCCTAACATCTGCAATGCAACCTCGGCAGACATGGTGCCCACTGATAGTGTAGTCAATAAATTACCTATTTGTATGCAGTTTTATATGATCAAAGTTGTTTTTGCATTCTGCCTAAAAAATAAATAGCACATTGATTCTCCTTGTAGACTTAATTCATTCAACACAATATAAAGTCTTCTGTGTGTCTTAacagtttacgaggatgttgccaggactcgagggtctgagctatagggagaggttgagtaggctgggactctattccttggagggcaagaGGATGACGGGTGGGtcttataaaagtgtataaaattgtgagaggtatagatcaggtagacgcacagtcttttgcccagagtaggggaatctattacccgaggacatacgtttaaggtgaagggaaaaagatttaataggaatctgatgggtaactttttcacacaaagggtggtgggtgtatggaataagctgccagtgaaggtagttgaggcagggactatttcaacgtttaagaaacaattagacaagtacatggataaacaggttttaagggatatgggccaaatgcaggcagacgggactagtgtagctgggacatgttggccagtgtgggcaagttgggccgaagggcctttatccatgctgtatgactatgactctaacagTTCTTTCCCACAGACAAGTAAGTAGTAGTCCTGAATTACTCTGAGGCAGGCAGTCACTAGGCATCTCCAGCTGCTAACATGACTTTGTTATGAAAATAGCTCTTTGCAAATGAATGGTCCGTGGCCAAACAATAATCCCAAAGTTGTGATAAAAATCCTGAATTCCATGCAGTAAAAACAAAACGACTTCCACTTAAAAGATTCACAGTGACCAGTGTTCCGCATTGGTAAATGACTGAGTGGAATGCACCAGAGCAGTAACCTATTGATTTGCAAACACAGTTAGAATCTTCAGTCTGGCTTATAATTGATATGGGaatagtgagccaaagggcctgtttccatgctgtatcactagacCAGACTAAACTGCAATACAGACTCTCTACAATTCTAGGAAAGGAGGTCTGACCAATGTCTGAGGGAACACAGGTTACCGGTtacagtgggtgggtggggtgagggttgAGTCCGACGCGTTGATTGCAAGGAATCACACACAACTGTGATGTTCTGGATGTATAGGAAGAaaccacaggtgctggtttaaaccaaagacacaaaaagccagatagacacaaaaacccagagtaactcagtgggtcaggcattttgtttatgacactttataaatattcttgtttttttttgtataccGTTTCATacttgtattttattttttagtctgtttgaaataaaggatttattatattattatattatgaaggaaaggtggagcccacaatggtccattgttggctgtgagctaggtgataatgagttatacagacaatgaaacttaaCAGGATAACAGTGAAACTAACACGACGACTAGGGTGgtggaggaacagagagagagagagagagagagaggatgcaagggttacttgaagttagagaaatcaatattacttgtgtaagaaaggactgcagatgctggtttaaatcaaaggagggcacaaaatgccagagtaactcagtgggtgaggcagcatctctggagtctgaagtagggcctcgacccgaaacgttgcccattccttctctccggagatgctgcctcacccgctgaattaataTTACTTGTTGGAttgatgaggaaattgaaggatTTTTTCTTGAGCTTAACCCCCTCCCACAGAATTCACTGTGAGCGGCAAAAAGAAAGATTTTTAAAAGCTTTCTTAGGTGAAGGTAGTTGGAAGGACCATTCACTAAAGTCTTAAAAGCACAGAAGGAGTCCATTCTCCCTTAGTGTCTTATGAAGAGGCATCACCACCTTCTTCCCCCATCTGCAGAGCACTGCAAAGTATTGCTTTGTGGATTTATCCAAATCCCGTTTAAAAGTTACAGCTGAAACCAGGCAGTATATTCCAGACCACAACTTTTACTGATTTGAAGTAATATCTCCCATCCCTCCTGCTGTTTTTAACTTTGGTTTATTTTGCCACTTGCCATCGATTCTCCTGCCAAATAAAGCAAGGCCAGGGTGGCAGCTGCAAGGTATCTTGGCACCAAGAATGTTCATTCAAACAGTTCGAGGATTGCCAATAGTTTCTCAAGCACTTCCTCCCATAATCTCCACATCAAACTTTCACCAACTGAGTATGACCCTAAACTTCCGTTTCTTTGCCAACTTTGCAGTAGTTTTAGCAATATCAGAGTGTGTTTATCCATATTTATTCAATGCGTTAAATACTCTTTTTAATATGTCCTttctaagttcatgttcataggttttaggagcagaataaggccatttggcccatcaagtctactccaccattcaatcatggctgatctatcttttcctctcaaccccattctcctgccttcaccccatgacccctaatcaaaaatctgtggcaattaattccacagattcatcaccctctgactaaagaaactccttctcatctcctttctaaaagtacatccttacATTCTGAGGGTAAGGTCcctagacctagactctcccacgagtggcaatatcctctccacatactcATAAAACAAAACTTGGTCTTTCggacaaaaggcacaaagtgctggagtaactcagcaggtcaggctgcatctctggagaaaaaagtctgtggaagggtcctgacccgaaacgtcacccatccttttactccagagatgctgcccgacgcgctgagttactgcagtactttgtCTCAAACCTTGATGAATAGGTTTTATGCAGTAAGTAATTGAAGATGTGGCGTTTTGGTTTATGTTTAGTtctgatgcttcttcagactgacgtcctgacccaaaatgtcacctatccttgatctccagcgatgctgcctgacccactgagtactccagcagcttgtgcctttttttgtaaaccagcacctgcagttcctcatgtctacaTCTTGGTCTTTCAGATCATCGATGGTCCCAGAGCAGCAGTTGATAGATGTACAAACAAGTCAAAGAATGCAAAGAACCTTTCACCGCTTGAACCTAATAATACCTACCTGTTTTATAGAATCCCGGCAGTATGGTGCAGACTTTCACTCCCCAGCTACTGAGCTCCAAGCGCAGAATATTTGTGAATAAGGTGAGTGCGGCTTTTGAAGCTGCATATGCTGATAAATACGGTAACGGGAACTCTCCTGCAGATGCAAGGATAGCAAAAAGCTTGGTTAAATCTTAATTAATAATTACACAGAATGGAATGCAATACATTGCTtaaggataaacacaaaatgctggagtaactcagcgggtcaggcagcatctctggagagaaggaataggtgatattttgggttaaaacccttcatcagaatgaagggcaacatttcgaccgtgatggtctgggctttgtccacatccctctgcaatttcttgcaggcgttggatggaactgttcccaaaccatgctgtgatgcatttcTTATGTATCTGCCCACAGATACACCCCAGTGAGTTTGAGAGagtcccaggaatgaatgggtgacattctgatgaagggtcacgatcgaa from the Leucoraja erinacea ecotype New England chromosome 17, Leri_hhj_1, whole genome shotgun sequence genome contains:
- the hsd11b2 gene encoding 11-beta-hydroxysteroid dehydrogenase type 2 isoform X5, with amino-acid sequence MAQHFDSLGLQVFATVLNTEGPGAKELLQDCSQQLTLIQMDLRKQEDIDKALQITKDKLGEKGLWGLVNNAGKCFNVSDAELSAMSSYRDCMEINFFGAVELTKGFLPLIRKTKGRIVNVSSPVGEFPLPYLSAYAASKAALTLFTNILRLELSSWGVKVCTILPGFYKTAPSYNAEYWENQVHHLIKNISTELLQDYGEEYMLETKDLFLEYNTTAKEDFSPVIESITDAILSSNPKPRYYAGKEIIIMYVFLCILPTSLSDLIFNRFFLFKKVLPKALQK
- the hsd11b2 gene encoding 11-beta-hydroxysteroid dehydrogenase type 2 isoform X4 produces the protein MPLVLQCSGCDSGFGKIMAQHFDSLGLQVFATVLNTEGPGAKELLQDCSQQLTLIQMDLRKQEDIDKALQITKDKLGEKGLWGLVNNAGKCFNVSDAELSAMSSYRDCMEINFFGAVELTKGFLPLIRKTKGRIVNVSSPVGEFPLPYLSAYAASKAALTLFTNILRLELSSWGVKVCTILPGFYKTAPSYNAEYWENQVHHLIKNISTELLQDYGEEYMLETKDLFLEYNTTAKEDFSPVIESITDAILSSNPKPRYYAGKEIIIMYVFLCILPTSLSDLIFNRFFLFKKVLPKALQK